CCAATCTTTACCGAAGGAGTTGAGACAAGATGAGTTCGAGAGTGAGGCGCCGAGTCGTGATCATGGGCGCCGCGGGGCGAGACTTTCACGTGTTCAACATGTTCTTCCGTGGGAACGAAGCATACGAGGTGGTGGCATTCACCGCAACACAGATACCCAACATCGAGGGCCGCGTGTACCCTGCCGAGTTGGCGGGCGACCTGTATCCGAACGGGATCCCGATCCACCCCGAGGAAGAACTACCCGAACTCGTGCGAAGGCACCAGGTGGACGAGGTGGTCTTTGCCTATAGCGACATTCCGCATCTGGAGGTCATGCACAAGGCCTCGCTCGCACTCTCGCTCGGTCCCGACTTTCGATTGTGCGGGGCGGATTCCACCATGCTGCGCTCCAGCAGACCGGTGATTGCGGTTTGCGCCGTTCGCACCGGCTGCGGGAAGAGCCAAGTGACTCGCGCTCTGGCAACCGCCCTGAAGGAGATGGGCCTGCGGACCGTTGCGGTACGCCACCCGATGCCCTATGGCGATCTCCGAAAGCAGGTATGCCAGCGGTTCGAGAGCATCGAAGACCTGAAGGCGCACGACTGCACCATCGAGGAGATGGAGGAGTACGAACCACACATCGCCGCGGGCCACGTGGTGTATGCCGGAGTGGACTACGAGGAGATCCTGCGCAACGCCGAGCAGGAAGCAGACGTGATTCTGTGGGACGGTGGCAACAATGATGTTCCCTTCTTCCGACCCTCCTTGATGATCGTGGTAGCCGATCCACACCGACCCGGCCATGAAATGCAGTATCACCCCGGCGAGACGAACCTGCGTATGGCGGACGTGGTCGTGGTAAGCAAGACCGACACTGCTCCCCTTTCGGGTGTGGAACAGGTGGAAGCCAACGTGCGCGCGGTCAACCCGAAGGCCCGTATCCTACGCGCCAAGTCACCTGTTAGCGTTCCCGACCCATCCGCAATTCGAGACAAGAGCGTACTGCTTATCGAGGACGGTCCGACGGTCACTCATGGCGAGATGTCCTACGGTGCTGCGTATGTCGCGGCGAAGAAGTGGGGCGCCGGAGAGCCCGTGGATCCACGGCCATATGCAGTGGGCACCATCAAGGCGACATTCGAGAAGTACCCCCACTTGGAGAAGGTGCTGCCTGCGATGGGATACGGCGAGCGCCAGATTGCCGACTTGGAGCAGACGATCGCCGCTG
This DNA window, taken from Fimbriimonadia bacterium, encodes the following:
- a CDS encoding GTPase, with product MSSRVRRRVVIMGAAGRDFHVFNMFFRGNEAYEVVAFTATQIPNIEGRVYPAELAGDLYPNGIPIHPEEELPELVRRHQVDEVVFAYSDIPHLEVMHKASLALSLGPDFRLCGADSTMLRSSRPVIAVCAVRTGCGKSQVTRALATALKEMGLRTVAVRHPMPYGDLRKQVCQRFESIEDLKAHDCTIEEMEEYEPHIAAGHVVYAGVDYEEILRNAEQEADVILWDGGNNDVPFFRPSLMIVVADPHRPGHEMQYHPGETNLRMADVVVVSKTDTAPLSGVEQVEANVRAVNPKARILRAKSPVSVPDPSAIRDKSVLLIEDGPTVTHGEMSYGAAYVAAKKWGAGEPVDPRPYAVGTIKATFEKYPHLEKVLPAMGYGERQIADLEQTIAAVPCELVLIGTPIDLSRVVRIEKPAMRVKYELDAETVSALRTDLERTVQESRMPQPGVRT